In one window of Haloarcula sp. H-GB4 DNA:
- a CDS encoding transposase — translation MSAGDDDAPALAGAIVYHAGEVCETVDHLWRVLGEVSIPVDGLTDHRQQHKVANGTESMARVYLYQKIYDLAQSEVADRLESRPSLLKTLDLEKVPSQQSLSYVWEQFTEQTKRTLNTAATGIAQEAVDSGVVLEARVPIIPGEDDIEEDGDEPTATREHVRKQGNKIVELARRHAFGEFDSHRADNRVYEDEQILDLFASACLTQGSAHSEGEAGWFLDENDACDDSTFLRVIKQFAMPADQEVTVPLQNQQIEDIVAFTEVFREYLMDAFDTATENILQTIRYEDPFDDRHVVAAVDFTHVPYHVWPWIDKDDQIPKSTYPPMVSGYVDDGELKHGYTFATITIVGNDVPIILGIEGVKEHSDWEPTETPADSKADVVARLLSRAQQYVDLDEVLLDGGFYARNVRAEINSRGLLYTMPVPKYESDYETIKHIKSKDGVDAAVNHDVPVGIDGDVDHTAEYLYVPATSDDADGEYAVFVTNRDHVDPDEIAHVTNSYSRRWDIENQYKSVKAYLPKTSSTDYRVRLFNFTFAALLYNLWRLTDFLVKVGIEGEIRSPPVVTARTFVRAVGNSLRKAG, via the coding sequence ATGTCGGCAGGTGACGACGACGCCCCCGCGCTCGCGGGGGCGATCGTCTATCACGCTGGGGAAGTCTGTGAAACCGTGGATCATCTCTGGCGTGTCCTCGGAGAGGTTTCGATTCCAGTTGACGGGCTTACCGACCACCGCCAGCAACACAAGGTCGCAAACGGCACCGAATCGATGGCTCGAGTGTATCTCTATCAGAAGATCTACGACCTCGCCCAGAGCGAGGTCGCAGATCGCCTCGAAAGCCGGCCATCACTCCTGAAGACACTTGATTTGGAGAAGGTACCGTCCCAGCAATCACTCTCGTACGTGTGGGAACAGTTTACCGAACAAACCAAACGGACGCTTAACACCGCAGCTACAGGTATCGCACAAGAAGCCGTTGACAGCGGCGTCGTGTTGGAAGCACGGGTTCCGATTATCCCAGGTGAAGACGATATCGAAGAGGACGGTGACGAACCGACCGCAACACGCGAGCACGTTCGAAAGCAGGGGAACAAAATTGTCGAGCTCGCCCGAAGGCATGCCTTCGGCGAGTTCGACTCTCACAGAGCCGATAACAGAGTCTACGAGGACGAACAGATCCTCGATCTGTTCGCCTCGGCATGCCTCACCCAAGGAAGCGCCCATTCGGAGGGTGAAGCTGGCTGGTTTCTCGACGAGAACGATGCCTGTGACGACTCTACGTTCCTCCGAGTGATCAAGCAGTTCGCAATGCCGGCTGATCAGGAAGTCACTGTCCCACTCCAAAACCAACAGATCGAGGATATCGTTGCGTTTACCGAGGTATTCCGAGAGTATCTCATGGACGCGTTCGACACCGCGACCGAGAATATCCTTCAGACGATTCGGTATGAAGATCCATTCGACGACCGCCACGTCGTGGCGGCCGTCGATTTCACCCACGTCCCCTACCACGTCTGGCCGTGGATCGACAAAGACGACCAGATCCCAAAGTCGACGTACCCGCCTATGGTGAGCGGGTACGTCGACGACGGTGAGTTGAAGCACGGCTACACGTTCGCGACGATCACAATCGTCGGGAACGATGTTCCGATCATTTTGGGGATTGAGGGCGTCAAGGAACACTCAGACTGGGAACCAACTGAGACGCCCGCTGACTCGAAAGCAGACGTCGTTGCGCGTCTGCTTTCGAGAGCCCAGCAGTACGTCGATCTGGACGAAGTTCTGCTGGACGGTGGCTTTTACGCTAGAAACGTCCGTGCAGAGATCAACAGTCGTGGACTGTTATATACGATGCCAGTGCCGAAATACGAGTCAGATTACGAGACGATCAAGCACATCAAGAGCAAAGATGGGGTAGACGCTGCTGTTAACCACGATGTCCCCGTCGGAATCGACGGTGATGTCGATCATACTGCAGAATATCTGTACGTTCCAGCCACCAGTGACGACGCTGACGGTGAGTACGCTGTATTTGTGACGAACCGCGATCACGTCGATCCCGACGAGATCGCTCATGTGACGAACAGCTACAGCCGTCGCTGGGATATCGAAAACCAGTACAAGTCGGTGAAAGCGTACCTCCCGAAGACCTCCTCAACCGACTACCGAGTGCGGTTGTTCAACTTCACGTTCGCAGCGTTACTGTACAATCTGTGGCGGCTCACCGACTTTCTGGTGAAAGTCGGCATAGAGGGAGAAATCAGGTCGCCGCCAGTCGTGACCGCCAGGACGTTCGTCCGGGCGGTCGGTAACTCTCTCCGGAAAGCCGGATAA
- a CDS encoding transposase — protein MVPSDTSRRDVFRRIAQRPHVDWPAYDSTPLYDQSSLTALTEDIRTVSGIWFEHNAHDSVEGFVCQYPLSYVEFSPHDQYPGSTQYEMPQLFRAFLLKEIHGWGHETALVEYLRQHSETRRSLGFDSVPDQSTLWRSWNKRFSADLRETVERTARTILINAQNASVAVPRNPERKLQYYDDESEATDPDDQTVLAEAAKISDHVSRVVFPAFSLDRGKGCEIHENAYWGLQTYLGLRERLAANEGARSFVYESTRDRTPLGHAHREQIRDLSIDQVRAMYRQAITQLLNEVAETEQFFRAGIVAIDITEADPFKGNRTGHEDEIIGTKEKTDEYAYQWATVQLVGNAVPLVLDARPVRKGESRLEIVDDLLDSAEELVHVDNVLMDREFDSQHVLDMISQRGLSYVVPKRMQTSEKAQAKRLLQRSQDRYETDRKLHLGKNEWHETTLIYRRKEDSEHDDHRQYSVFMTNCGSGHLTEYGYRWEIESGYRSIKRFMAATTSKNFGLRFFYFAFACLLYSIWRAVDLLVQVELTGEYEHSPIVTADNTLTLLKKETGIG, from the coding sequence GTGGTTCCGAGTGACACTTCCCGCCGTGATGTCTTTCGACGAATCGCTCAACGCCCACACGTTGATTGGCCGGCCTACGACTCGACGCCACTGTACGACCAAAGTTCACTGACAGCGCTCACAGAGGATATCCGGACCGTCTCGGGGATCTGGTTCGAACACAACGCCCACGACTCAGTTGAGGGGTTCGTCTGTCAGTATCCACTGTCCTACGTGGAGTTCAGTCCCCACGACCAGTACCCGGGTTCGACTCAATACGAGATGCCACAGCTCTTCAGGGCATTCCTGCTGAAAGAGATACACGGCTGGGGCCACGAAACCGCGCTCGTCGAGTATCTCCGGCAACACTCAGAAACCCGTCGCTCGCTCGGGTTTGATTCCGTTCCCGACCAGTCGACACTCTGGCGCAGTTGGAACAAGCGCTTCAGTGCCGACCTCCGTGAGACAGTCGAGAGAACGGCTCGGACGATCCTCATCAACGCACAGAACGCCAGTGTTGCGGTTCCCCGTAACCCGGAACGGAAGCTCCAGTACTATGATGACGAGTCTGAGGCGACCGATCCGGACGACCAGACTGTTTTGGCAGAAGCAGCGAAGATCAGCGATCACGTCAGCCGTGTCGTCTTCCCGGCGTTCTCGCTGGACCGTGGCAAGGGGTGTGAGATCCACGAGAACGCCTACTGGGGCCTGCAGACATATCTCGGACTTCGCGAACGGCTGGCTGCGAACGAAGGGGCTCGTAGTTTCGTCTACGAATCAACTCGGGATCGGACGCCGCTGGGGCATGCCCATCGGGAGCAGATTCGAGACCTCTCGATTGACCAAGTGCGAGCGATGTACCGACAGGCCATCACTCAGCTCCTGAACGAAGTTGCGGAGACAGAGCAGTTCTTTCGAGCCGGAATCGTCGCGATCGACATTACCGAAGCTGATCCTTTCAAAGGTAACCGCACGGGCCACGAGGATGAGATCATCGGGACGAAGGAGAAGACCGACGAGTATGCTTACCAGTGGGCGACCGTCCAGTTAGTCGGCAACGCCGTCCCGCTGGTCCTCGATGCCCGCCCGGTACGGAAAGGCGAGTCACGACTAGAAATTGTCGATGATTTGCTAGATTCAGCTGAAGAGCTCGTCCACGTCGATAACGTGCTGATGGACAGGGAGTTCGATAGCCAGCACGTCTTGGATATGATCAGCCAGCGCGGGCTCTCCTACGTCGTTCCCAAGCGGATGCAGACCAGCGAGAAAGCCCAAGCCAAGCGGTTACTCCAACGGAGTCAGGACCGCTACGAGACCGACCGGAAACTCCATCTCGGAAAGAATGAGTGGCACGAGACGACGCTGATCTACCGCCGGAAAGAGGACTCCGAGCACGACGACCACCGGCAATACTCGGTGTTCATGACGAATTGCGGGAGTGGGCACCTTACTGAGTACGGGTATCGGTGGGAAATCGAGAGCGGGTACAGATCGATAAAGCGGTTCATGGCGGCGACGACGTCGAAGAATTTCGGGCTACGGTTCTTCTACTTCGCATTCGCTTGCCTGTTGTACTCGATCTGGCGAGCTGTCGATCTGCTCGTGCAGGTTGAGTTGACGGGTGAGTACGAACACTCACCCATTGTGACGGCCGACAATACGCTCACGCTGCTGAAGAAGGAGACCGGAATCGGATAG
- a CDS encoding FAD:protein FMN transferase encodes MMGSLASVYERFGDTQREFECCDTTFRIQATGVRAEAGTTAARKTAESLEAQLNAFDEASAVSQLNREGEVSNEHVAQIVRRGIEYNDRTDGVFDIHQGRVEHTLKTFLRGDSETPPTEFDTGTVRTSGSHVTTDVELDLNGLAKGYIVDRTAETLTGLGRCGFVSGGGDMSPPTGPVAIESPYGDDTPLKILDTDWYVATSGGYRRSRNGTDHVYDPTTESLGSRHESVTVVAHRDCMEADALATTLAALPLAKARELASEWEGLEALIIHDGVFHTTDGFETHVLDT; translated from the coding sequence ATGATGGGATCGCTCGCATCGGTCTACGAACGGTTCGGGGACACCCAACGCGAGTTCGAGTGTTGTGACACGACGTTTCGGATTCAGGCGACGGGCGTTCGGGCCGAGGCTGGGACAACTGCGGCCCGAAAAACGGCTGAATCACTCGAAGCCCAGCTGAACGCCTTCGATGAGGCGAGTGCCGTCAGCCAGCTCAACCGTGAAGGAGAAGTCAGTAACGAACACGTTGCCCAAATCGTTCGCCGTGGAATCGAATACAACGACCGGACCGACGGGGTGTTCGATATTCATCAGGGCCGCGTCGAACACACCCTCAAAACATTCCTGCGCGGTGACAGCGAAACACCACCAACGGAGTTTGATACCGGAACTGTCCGAACCAGCGGGTCGCACGTCACGACCGACGTCGAACTCGACCTGAATGGCCTCGCCAAGGGATACATCGTGGATCGAACCGCCGAGACGCTCACGGGACTCGGCCGATGCGGGTTCGTCAGTGGTGGTGGGGATATGTCTCCACCGACGGGACCGGTCGCCATCGAGAGCCCATACGGTGACGACACACCGCTGAAGATCCTCGACACAGACTGGTATGTCGCAACATCCGGCGGATACCGACGGTCGCGAAACGGCACTGACCACGTCTACGATCCGACCACCGAATCGCTCGGCTCTCGCCATGAATCGGTCACCGTCGTGGCGCACCGAGACTGTATGGAAGCCGACGCCCTGGCGACGACCCTCGCGGCACTCCCACTTGCCAAGGCACGCGAATTAGCATCGGAATGGGAGGGTCTAGAGGCGCTCATCATCCACGATGGCGTCTTTCATACGACAGATGGCTTTGAGACACATGTCTTGGACACATAA